The following coding sequences lie in one Alicyclobacillus curvatus genomic window:
- a CDS encoding 2,3-diketo-5-methylthiopentyl-1-phosphate enolase, protein MMQVAGETRDRGPYVVATYRVRDKQDKLAARAEGIAVGLTVGSWTDLPQAKQPAVLQYCGQVEDIRVLDEEALRMQDENDIRVLQGEKDMRVLEEEATGVQAATDAAVAGTAAAGMVTAEISIGYPVRNFNGTIASILTTVFGKLSMDGEIRLVRLLLPDMLQRQFPGPKFGVRGIREQLRVQERPLLMSIFKACLGRNVDDLTNAFLEQARGGADLVKDDEIFFSEDYATPEQRVMAFSEAARRLELETGRKVSYAVNLTGPVNKLVDRARRLSELGAGALLVNAVAYGYDILAELAADADVTVPLMIHPAVSGALYGSATHGIASDIVLGNLMRLTGADIVIYPSPYGSVTLPRSEGLRLVNALRTSSMHKSVLPAPSAGIYPGLVPKLVADLGNDCIVNAGGAIHGHPGGAEQGASAFMAAITATVEGMSLSQAAEKHAPLATALQQWGTGQ, encoded by the coding sequence TTGATGCAAGTTGCCGGCGAGACGCGTGATAGAGGTCCCTATGTGGTTGCGACGTATCGTGTCAGAGATAAGCAGGATAAACTAGCTGCCAGAGCAGAGGGCATTGCCGTTGGACTCACGGTTGGCAGTTGGACAGACTTGCCTCAAGCGAAACAGCCTGCGGTCCTGCAGTACTGTGGCCAGGTTGAAGATATTCGAGTGTTGGATGAAGAAGCCCTGCGCATGCAGGATGAAAATGACATACGTGTCTTACAGGGTGAAAAAGACATGCGTGTCTTAGAAGAAGAAGCGACTGGTGTGCAAGCTGCAACCGACGCAGCCGTCGCAGGCACAGCGGCCGCTGGTATGGTGACAGCTGAGATTTCCATTGGCTACCCTGTCCGCAACTTTAATGGCACGATTGCTTCCATACTAACAACAGTGTTTGGCAAGCTGTCGATGGACGGAGAAATACGATTGGTGCGCCTTCTGCTCCCGGATATGCTGCAAAGGCAGTTTCCCGGCCCAAAGTTTGGGGTAAGGGGTATCCGTGAACAGCTTCGGGTACAGGAACGCCCGTTGCTCATGAGCATCTTCAAAGCCTGCCTAGGGCGCAATGTGGATGACCTGACGAATGCCTTCCTCGAGCAGGCGCGTGGCGGCGCAGACCTTGTCAAGGACGATGAAATTTTCTTCTCAGAAGATTATGCAACGCCCGAACAGCGCGTCATGGCGTTTTCGGAAGCTGCCCGAAGACTCGAACTTGAAACGGGAAGAAAGGTCAGTTATGCGGTGAACCTCACCGGTCCCGTCAACAAACTTGTGGATAGAGCTCGCCGGCTTTCCGAACTCGGTGCGGGGGCATTGCTTGTGAATGCGGTGGCCTACGGCTATGACATCCTGGCGGAACTCGCCGCCGACGCGGACGTCACGGTCCCTCTGATGATTCACCCGGCGGTCTCGGGAGCCCTCTACGGATCGGCAACCCATGGCATCGCATCCGACATCGTGCTTGGTAACTTGATGCGCCTCACTGGTGCCGACATCGTCATTTATCCGTCGCCATATGGGTCTGTGACTTTGCCACGAAGCGAGGGCCTAAGATTGGTCAATGCGCTGCGAACCAGCAGTATGCACAAGTCGGTGCTGCCAGCTCCGTCGGCAGGCATCTATCCGGGTCTCGTGCCAAAGCTTGTAGCCGATCTCGGTAATGACTGCATCGTCAACGCCGGAGGCGCCATTCACGGGCACCCAGGCGGGGCCGAGCAGGGTGCATCCGCATTTATGGCAGCCATCACGGCAACCGTGGAGGGCATGTCGCTTTCGCAGGCCGCAGAGAAGCACGCTCCGCTCGCGACAGCACTGCAACAATGGGGTACCGGACAATAA
- a CDS encoding cupin domain-containing protein, whose amino-acid sequence MAQIHIRNTDERISGEAEVKAFLDKQGVLYEHWDINQIPAHLQDKFTLTDAEKEQVLRSLDSDIKRLAGARGYVKWDIITLSEATPDLDALLKKFEQVHTHTEDEVRAIAAGSGVFIIKGVPEVGYFDVELEAGDVISVPENNPHFFTLTSEKKVVAIRLFIDPSGWVAHPFADPTFA is encoded by the coding sequence ATGGCTCAGATTCACATTCGAAACACAGACGAGCGCATCAGCGGCGAAGCCGAGGTCAAGGCATTTCTCGACAAACAAGGCGTACTCTATGAGCATTGGGACATCAACCAAATCCCTGCCCACTTACAGGATAAGTTCACGCTCACAGACGCGGAAAAGGAACAAGTCCTCCGAAGCCTTGACAGCGACATCAAACGTCTTGCCGGTGCAAGAGGATACGTCAAGTGGGATATCATCACCCTGTCAGAGGCAACTCCAGATTTGGACGCACTCTTGAAGAAGTTCGAGCAAGTCCATACCCACACGGAGGACGAAGTCCGCGCCATCGCCGCAGGCAGCGGCGTCTTCATTATCAAGGGAGTTCCGGAAGTCGGCTATTTTGATGTCGAACTTGAAGCGGGTGACGTCATATCAGTACCAGAAAACAACCCGCATTTCTTTACCCTGACCAGTGAAAAGAAAGTCGTGGCCATTCGCCTGTTTATTGACCCGTCCGGCTGGGTAGCGCATCCTTTCGCCGATCCCACTTTCGCCTAA
- a CDS encoding aminotransferase class I/II-fold pyridoxal phosphate-dependent enzyme, producing MATKRTRFSHQIESLPATVPFVAPEALERITGRAIELRLGANESPFGVSPKAIAAMQQEVTKGYLYGDPESLPLRRALAAKHHISIDEMAVGSGIDEILGWIARSFLDPGDAVVTSLGGYPTFNYHVTGFGGRLHFVPYTKEWTNHLTGLAQAAHDTHARLVYLANPDNPTGTFYSADTLSTFITSLPEETTLVLDEAYIEFADPAQVLPLSPVFDRVIRLRTFSKAYGMAGLRIGYAVANKDIIKSFDKFRNHFGVNRIAQAGALEALSDTDFLSMVTAQTRIGRRDLAMAASQRGLTPIPSSTNFLLIHVGDEHRAKQIVDSLMKDHGVFIRMPGTSPLNECIRVTIGTPEQHPKLLQALEQVW from the coding sequence ATGGCAACAAAACGCACGCGTTTCTCACACCAAATTGAATCGCTGCCTGCAACGGTGCCATTTGTGGCGCCGGAGGCACTTGAACGGATAACGGGCCGGGCGATAGAACTCCGCCTTGGAGCGAACGAAAGCCCCTTCGGCGTCTCGCCAAAAGCGATTGCCGCGATGCAGCAGGAGGTCACCAAGGGTTACCTCTACGGTGATCCCGAGAGTTTACCCCTACGCCGAGCCCTCGCCGCGAAACACCACATCAGTATCGATGAGATGGCGGTGGGCAGCGGGATCGACGAAATCCTTGGCTGGATTGCCCGCTCCTTTCTCGATCCCGGGGACGCAGTTGTCACCTCCCTCGGGGGGTACCCGACCTTTAACTACCACGTAACAGGGTTTGGTGGCCGTTTGCACTTTGTGCCCTACACGAAGGAATGGACCAACCATCTAACCGGTCTGGCACAAGCAGCCCATGATACCCACGCACGACTTGTCTATTTGGCAAATCCGGACAATCCAACCGGGACGTTCTATTCTGCGGACACCCTCTCGACCTTCATCACGTCACTTCCGGAAGAGACGACGCTGGTTCTCGATGAGGCCTATATTGAATTTGCCGATCCCGCTCAAGTCCTCCCCCTCTCCCCAGTCTTTGACAGGGTGATTCGCCTGCGGACGTTTTCGAAAGCGTACGGCATGGCCGGACTACGCATCGGATACGCGGTGGCCAACAAGGACATCATCAAGAGCTTCGATAAGTTCCGCAACCATTTTGGCGTCAATCGGATTGCACAGGCGGGCGCCCTGGAGGCGCTTAGCGACACGGACTTTCTGTCGATGGTGACAGCACAGACCCGTATCGGTAGACGCGATTTGGCAATGGCCGCCAGCCAGCGTGGCCTGACACCGATTCCATCCTCCACCAATTTTCTACTCATCCATGTCGGCGATGAGCATCGTGCAAAGCAGATAGTTGACAGTCTGATGAAAGACCATGGGGTATTCATTCGCATGCCTGGTACAAGCCCACTCAACGAGTGCATCCGTGTCACCATTGGCACACCGGAGCAGCATCCCAAACTACTGCAGGCGCTAGAGCAAGTGTGGTAG
- the ytxJ gene encoding bacillithiol system redox-active protein YtxJ produces MAEIREVSRIEEWEAIRDGNDDRKVLIVKHSTTCPISAAAWRAVRNFVQADSDGKADYVMVKVIESRPVSNAIANDLRVQHQSPQALLLQGGKVLWTASHWDISEKSLEKALS; encoded by the coding sequence ATGGCTGAAATTCGTGAAGTGAGCCGCATTGAGGAATGGGAAGCGATTCGAGATGGAAATGACGACCGTAAGGTCCTGATTGTAAAACACAGCACGACTTGTCCCATCAGTGCTGCAGCGTGGAGAGCGGTGCGGAACTTTGTCCAGGCTGACAGCGACGGGAAGGCAGACTACGTCATGGTCAAGGTGATTGAGTCTCGGCCCGTTTCAAACGCCATTGCGAATGACCTTCGTGTGCAGCATCAATCCCCTCAGGCACTGCTGTTGCAAGGCGGAAAAGTCCTATGGACAGCTTCTCACTGGGACATCAGCGAAAAATCGTTGGAAAAGGCACTCAGCTGA
- a CDS encoding APC family permease has protein sequence MAGQGSFKKRLGLLDLTLLGLGSIIGSGWLFGAVKGAHYAGNLAWLAWVFGAVAVILIGLVYAELGAAMPRAGGFVRYPQYTHGSLVGWLIGFASMLAYSSVAGVETDAFRSYAAGWWPGLETSSGEVTILGILVQVALLVVFFLINYWSVAVFGKVNTIVTLFKFIVPLLIIVLLLTHMQPSNYSVGHAAPGGIQGVMEAVAGAGIVFSYLGFRQAIDFGAEASNPQRDIPLAIIFAVIIGAVLYLLLQFAFIGAVPKEALANGWAGITTTTFKQPYVDIAKALGIFWLGNVVFADAVISPSGTGNVYMAGTARVLFAWAKKGIFYSVFGKVNARTGIPRGALWLSLILSIAWILPNWGAFKFSQWGVLINAVTSATVMTYMVGPVSQAALRKSSPNMHRPFRLGGWQIFSPIAFIFATWIIYWSGFTTDALLISMTLASLILYFAFMDRDKEWHHKLKTEWKAGMWLIAYFIFIFVMTRIGSFGPTDASGNVHPVIGSPWDTVIVAIGSIFLYYWGVNSALAKPQIDTDDDEEFVATMQAGEV, from the coding sequence ATGGCAGGACAGGGTTCATTTAAAAAGAGACTGGGCCTTTTGGACTTAACCTTACTCGGGTTAGGATCTATCATTGGTTCAGGCTGGTTGTTCGGCGCCGTCAAGGGTGCGCACTACGCCGGCAATCTAGCGTGGTTAGCTTGGGTTTTTGGTGCCGTCGCTGTAATTCTCATTGGTCTCGTGTACGCCGAACTTGGCGCCGCAATGCCACGAGCAGGCGGATTTGTTCGCTACCCTCAATACACCCACGGGTCTCTCGTCGGCTGGTTAATTGGGTTTGCATCCATGCTCGCGTATTCCAGTGTGGCTGGCGTTGAAACCGACGCATTTCGGTCGTACGCCGCAGGTTGGTGGCCCGGACTTGAGACAAGTTCTGGCGAGGTCACGATTCTTGGCATACTCGTTCAGGTTGCTCTGTTAGTCGTGTTTTTCCTCATCAACTACTGGAGTGTTGCCGTGTTTGGCAAGGTCAACACCATTGTCACTCTCTTTAAATTTATCGTACCGTTGCTGATTATCGTCCTCTTACTCACACACATGCAGCCATCGAATTATTCTGTGGGTCATGCAGCACCAGGTGGGATTCAAGGTGTCATGGAAGCCGTTGCCGGTGCTGGTATCGTTTTCTCCTATCTCGGCTTTCGTCAGGCCATCGATTTCGGTGCAGAGGCGAGCAATCCCCAGCGTGACATTCCGCTCGCCATCATTTTTGCCGTCATCATCGGCGCCGTTCTCTACCTGTTGCTGCAGTTTGCCTTCATTGGTGCTGTTCCGAAGGAGGCATTGGCGAATGGCTGGGCCGGCATTACGACGACAACGTTCAAACAGCCTTACGTTGACATTGCAAAGGCCCTCGGCATCTTCTGGCTAGGTAACGTGGTCTTTGCTGACGCTGTGATTTCTCCTTCTGGCACAGGTAATGTTTATATGGCAGGTACAGCTCGGGTCTTGTTTGCTTGGGCGAAGAAAGGCATTTTCTACTCCGTGTTTGGCAAGGTCAACGCTCGTACAGGTATTCCTCGCGGCGCGTTGTGGCTGTCGTTGATTCTGTCGATTGCCTGGATTCTTCCAAACTGGGGTGCGTTCAAGTTTAGTCAATGGGGCGTCTTGATTAACGCGGTTACGTCCGCAACCGTCATGACCTACATGGTTGGCCCTGTGTCTCAGGCTGCGCTGCGCAAGTCAAGTCCGAACATGCATCGACCGTTTAGACTGGGCGGCTGGCAGATATTCTCGCCGATTGCGTTCATTTTTGCCACATGGATCATCTACTGGTCCGGCTTCACGACGGACGCCCTGCTGATATCCATGACCCTTGCTTCTCTAATCCTGTACTTCGCGTTTATGGACAGGGACAAGGAGTGGCATCACAAGCTGAAGACGGAATGGAAAGCTGGAATGTGGCTGATTGCCTACTTCATTTTCATTTTCGTCATGACGCGTATCGGATCATTCGGACCGACAGATGCAAGCGGGAATGTTCACCCGGTAATTGGAAGTCCGTGGGACACGGTCATCGTCGCCATCGGCAGCATTTTCCTCTACTACTGGGGTGTCAACAGCGCGCTGGCAAAACCGCAAATTGATACAGATGATGACGAAGAGTTCGTTGCCACGATGCAAGCAGGTGAGGTATAA
- the pxpA gene encoding 5-oxoprolinase subunit PxpA, which translates to MTTYQIDLNCDLGESFGNYRLGNDESVLKFVTSANVACGFHGGDPGVMRKTVALCAQEGVAVGAHPGLPDLVGFGRRNMAVSPAEVYDMVVYQIGALLGFARTEGVRLRHVKPHGALYNMAAKDFKLADAIARAVRDVDPQLVLFGLSGSQLIAAGKQVGLATASEVFADRTYQPDGTLTPRTEPDALITDVSQAVAQVLRMVKEQTVESRPNNRPNSGPNSGPNSGPNSGPNSQPNSQPNSQPNSQPNSQPNSRPNSGPNSGPNSRPNSGIETTRVPIVAQTVCLHGDGSHALLLAETLHKTLQEQGILLAAT; encoded by the coding sequence ATGACGACGTACCAAATTGACCTCAACTGCGACTTGGGGGAGAGTTTCGGAAACTACAGACTTGGGAATGACGAATCGGTTTTAAAGTTTGTCACGTCTGCAAACGTCGCATGCGGGTTTCACGGCGGTGACCCGGGTGTAATGCGCAAAACGGTTGCTCTCTGTGCACAGGAAGGTGTGGCGGTGGGGGCTCATCCTGGCCTGCCCGATCTCGTTGGCTTTGGCCGCCGCAACATGGCAGTTTCTCCAGCTGAAGTGTACGATATGGTCGTTTATCAGATTGGGGCACTGCTTGGATTCGCGCGGACGGAGGGCGTCCGTTTGCGCCACGTAAAACCGCACGGTGCGCTCTATAACATGGCTGCGAAGGACTTCAAGTTGGCTGATGCGATTGCACGGGCGGTACGGGATGTGGACCCTCAGCTTGTGCTTTTTGGTCTTTCTGGCAGTCAACTGATTGCAGCTGGGAAACAGGTGGGACTCGCGACAGCAAGTGAGGTTTTTGCTGACCGGACCTACCAACCGGATGGAACGTTAACGCCACGCACGGAGCCTGATGCGCTGATTACAGATGTCAGCCAGGCAGTGGCCCAGGTGCTCCGAATGGTCAAGGAGCAAACCGTTGAAAGTCGGCCAAATAATCGGCCAAATAGTGGTCCGAATAGCGGCCCGAATAGCGGCCCGAATAGTGGCCCGAATAGCCAGCCGAATAGCCAGCCGAATAGCCAGCCGAATAGCCAGCCGAATAGCCAGCCGAATAGCCGGCCAAATAGTGGCCCGAATAGTGGCCCGAATAGTCGGCCAAATAGTGGAATCGAAACGACCCGAGTTCCCATCGTTGCGCAAACTGTATGCCTGCACGGGGATGGCAGCCACGCTTTATTGTTGGCGGAAACGTTGCACAAAACGCTGCAAGAACAAGGAATTCTGTTAGCGGCTACGTAG
- a CDS encoding biotin-dependent carboxyltransferase family protein produces MIEVVRSGLLTTVQDLGRFGYEAAGVSPSGAMDTVLAELANAIVGNDKDAAVLELTWVGPQLTFTEEAWISICGADMQAKVDGTLVPRNRLIQVSAGAKLTFATAKHGARSVLAVAGGIDVPVILGSRNTHVHAKLGGYDGRPLQPGDVLKLCIPSEATAMWLRKQPMHPSGASVRVSSWELRIPREVDGGLNENGSEQVIRIIPGPEFLWFADDVRQMLTEAEYEVTQSSNRMGYRLAGMPLIPERKEHLWSSAVTFGTVQVPPDGQPVVLMAERQTTGGYPRIGVVASVDRPRLAQLRPGHRLKFTWIDVNTAQQLLIRQRKIISQLKTLLRYSGGVS; encoded by the coding sequence ATGATTGAAGTCGTCCGCAGCGGACTCCTGACCACGGTTCAGGACCTTGGGCGATTTGGATATGAGGCAGCCGGTGTGAGTCCGAGTGGTGCGATGGACACCGTACTGGCAGAGCTTGCAAACGCCATCGTTGGAAACGACAAAGACGCAGCAGTGCTTGAGCTCACATGGGTTGGGCCACAGCTGACATTTACCGAAGAAGCGTGGATTTCCATCTGCGGTGCGGACATGCAAGCCAAAGTGGACGGAACGCTTGTGCCGCGCAATCGCCTGATTCAGGTTTCCGCTGGCGCAAAACTCACCTTTGCCACGGCCAAGCACGGGGCGAGAAGCGTACTCGCCGTCGCTGGCGGGATTGACGTACCTGTGATTCTTGGAAGCAGGAACACGCATGTGCATGCGAAGTTGGGCGGTTATGACGGGAGACCACTCCAGCCGGGAGATGTCCTGAAACTTTGCATCCCCAGTGAAGCGACAGCAATGTGGCTACGAAAACAGCCTATGCACCCAAGTGGAGCTTCCGTACGGGTCTCATCCTGGGAATTACGCATACCGCGCGAAGTGGATGGCGGCTTGAATGAGAATGGCAGCGAACAGGTCATTCGCATAATTCCGGGACCGGAGTTCTTGTGGTTTGCGGATGACGTTCGCCAGATGTTGACCGAAGCGGAATACGAAGTGACGCAGTCGTCGAATCGGATGGGCTACAGATTAGCCGGCATGCCGCTGATTCCCGAGCGCAAGGAACACTTATGGTCTAGTGCCGTAACATTCGGTACGGTACAGGTGCCTCCGGATGGGCAACCTGTGGTATTGATGGCGGAACGGCAAACAACCGGGGGCTATCCGCGTATCGGCGTCGTCGCCAGTGTTGACCGTCCGCGGTTAGCGCAGCTGAGGCCGGGGCATCGGTTGAAGTTTACCTGGATAGACGTGAACACGGCACAGCAATTGCTGATAAGGCAGAGGAAGATTATCTCGCAACTGAAGACGTTATTACGGTATTCGGGAGGCGTGTCATGA
- the pxpB gene encoding 5-oxoprolinase subunit PxpB, whose protein sequence is MFAAKGAISLELLDVNITTLGDSAVVIEFANRALDEAYPLVQATYRRIGDAPDAFCKAVVPGYTTVTVYYDPLAVTYNSLRDHLKLVLRDVEPLYAEATAPVDIPVCYGGDYGPDLALVAKFAGITETEVVRLHTDEVYTVYMIGFAPGFPYLGGLDSRIAMPRRATPRVSIPAGSVGIAGAQTGVYPNESPGGWQVIGRTPIQLFDAEKLPPSLLRPGNTVRFHPISEDEYRLLKSPPKGGGTDD, encoded by the coding sequence ATGTTCGCTGCGAAAGGAGCGATTTCGCTGGAGCTTCTGGACGTAAATATTACTACTCTTGGGGATAGTGCGGTTGTCATCGAGTTCGCAAATCGGGCACTCGACGAAGCGTATCCACTCGTTCAGGCGACGTACAGACGTATCGGTGATGCACCCGATGCCTTTTGTAAGGCCGTCGTCCCTGGTTACACGACAGTGACTGTTTATTACGATCCGCTGGCCGTCACGTACAACTCCCTACGTGACCATCTGAAATTGGTACTTCGCGACGTGGAGCCCCTCTACGCAGAAGCGACGGCTCCTGTCGACATCCCTGTTTGCTACGGCGGTGATTACGGACCGGACCTGGCGCTTGTCGCGAAATTTGCAGGCATCACCGAGACGGAGGTCGTACGCCTACACACCGACGAGGTGTACACGGTTTACATGATTGGATTCGCGCCAGGGTTCCCGTATCTCGGTGGACTCGATTCGCGCATCGCAATGCCGAGGAGGGCGACGCCGAGGGTGAGTATTCCAGCGGGATCGGTCGGGATTGCCGGCGCACAAACCGGCGTCTATCCCAACGAGAGCCCGGGTGGATGGCAAGTGATTGGGCGAACTCCCATCCAGTTGTTTGATGCAGAGAAGCTCCCACCGAGTCTGCTCAGGCCAGGGAACACGGTACGCTTTCACCCCATTTCGGAGGACGAATACAGGCTGCTAAAGTCGCCGCCAAAAGGGGGAGGTACGGATGATTGA
- the aroA gene encoding 3-phosphoshikimate 1-carboxyvinyltransferase, whose product MTKEAQFLATPEAVRLHPAAGSIEASVEISGSKSLTNRALILAALAQSTEVSEASEVHGILHCDDSHWCIGALKALGIQIDIDGTTVTVHGCGGKWPLVEAEVYTGSSGTLSRFLPPALAAGHGRFTLQASEQMSRRPVGPLLDALSALGARVEFLREPGYYPFVLHAEGLQGSEVEVPGDVSSQYLSGLLMATPLATGPVTVKLQGTLVQPAYIDLTIQLMRDFGVTVGTAATDGRMAFSVTPQPYLARTVTLEADASTAGYFFAVAALTKGRVRVTNLDSRTAQPDIKLLDVLERMGATVVRGDGWTEVEGPAKLQGGFSVSLHEFSDQALTIGALSVFADGPVTVTDVGHIRKHESDRISALHDCLTRLGIRMDEMEDGFTVYPGSVTPGRLPTFDDHRVAMSMSLIGAVVPGIELVNPGCVAKTCPDFFERWAAIGVGVEMLDG is encoded by the coding sequence ATGACAAAGGAGGCACAATTCTTGGCGACCCCAGAAGCCGTACGTTTGCACCCGGCTGCAGGTTCAATCGAGGCAAGCGTTGAGATTTCAGGAAGCAAAAGTCTCACTAACCGGGCCCTGATTCTAGCAGCGTTAGCCCAGTCGACTGAAGTCTCTGAAGCCTCTGAAGTGCACGGAATTCTGCACTGTGATGATTCGCACTGGTGCATTGGTGCGCTTAAAGCGCTTGGAATCCAAATCGACATCGACGGGACAACCGTCACAGTCCATGGCTGCGGGGGAAAGTGGCCACTGGTGGAGGCGGAGGTATACACCGGATCGTCGGGGACGTTGTCCCGCTTTCTCCCGCCTGCACTTGCAGCGGGCCATGGGAGATTCACACTACAGGCGAGTGAGCAGATGTCACGCCGGCCTGTGGGACCACTGCTTGACGCATTGTCAGCGCTGGGTGCTCGTGTGGAGTTCCTCCGGGAGCCCGGGTATTATCCGTTTGTGCTACACGCAGAAGGTCTTCAGGGCAGCGAGGTGGAGGTGCCTGGAGACGTTTCCAGCCAGTACTTGAGCGGACTACTGATGGCGACACCGTTGGCGACAGGGCCTGTCACTGTCAAACTGCAGGGCACCCTTGTGCAGCCGGCGTACATTGATCTCACGATTCAATTAATGCGTGATTTTGGTGTGACGGTCGGAACCGCAGCAACGGATGGAAGAATGGCGTTCTCGGTCACCCCACAACCGTATCTTGCGCGTACCGTGACTCTCGAAGCAGACGCATCCACAGCAGGGTACTTTTTTGCGGTTGCGGCACTGACAAAAGGCAGGGTGCGCGTCACGAATCTTGATTCACGAACAGCGCAACCTGATATCAAACTGCTTGATGTACTTGAGCGCATGGGAGCAACGGTCGTTCGCGGCGACGGCTGGACAGAGGTGGAGGGCCCAGCGAAATTACAGGGAGGATTCTCCGTCAGCCTGCATGAGTTCAGTGACCAAGCATTGACCATCGGCGCCTTGTCTGTCTTTGCGGACGGTCCAGTAACCGTAACTGACGTGGGGCACATCCGCAAACACGAATCGGATAGAATCAGTGCGCTTCACGATTGCCTGACACGACTTGGCATCCGCATGGACGAAATGGAAGACGGTTTTACTGTGTATCCTGGGTCGGTCACGCCGGGGCGTCTCCCCACGTTTGACGATCACCGCGTGGCCATGTCGATGTCGCTTATTGGTGCTGTCGTACCTGGGATAGAGCTTGTCAATCCGGGGTGTGTCGCGAAGACGTGCCCAGACTTCTTTGAACGATGGGCTGCGATTGGTGTCGGTGTTGAGATGCTTGACGGCTGA
- a CDS encoding MFS transporter translates to MKHRAFLWALLVMLLVGVFDMTRSISGPLMQKTFSLSYSELGVLFAAVSIGYLIGSSSVGFRLNYVEVKFAVLIGGLITMLGLVLAGMAGHFYIAVAAFALSGVGSGWMEVSVNALIPVLAESKIKASSGSSDAKEFSDFVDSSQPGQQAGMFNILHGLYGVGAFAFPVVATWLIARLGGWRPLFVILAALLLVVLIGVVATRFPKTRQHQKPLRHSLQQALKQELQPDLEQPLEQELEQPLELELKQELEQPLKQEQPLKQELTQQQQQPVLASAVKDSNETEWPHQTLQTHEKGLHFSFTLAGLLVAITAYVMAEVGVGAWLPTYLVHGRQLSLSHSSMYLSGFYATFTIGRLLGHLWISRVGHHRAILWSTVIAFAFIVVGELRTDWTFAFVLAGVGFAVIFPTITAIASETFPNHSGKVLGLLFTSAGIGSMVVSWLIGGIASWFGLNVAFILIPICLAASLIGLWMSKIPPSNAQMEVQ, encoded by the coding sequence ATGAAGCACCGGGCTTTCCTATGGGCATTACTCGTGATGCTGTTAGTTGGCGTCTTTGACATGACACGGTCGATTTCCGGACCATTGATGCAAAAGACATTCTCGCTTTCCTATAGTGAACTTGGCGTCTTATTTGCAGCCGTGTCCATTGGCTATCTGATTGGAAGCAGTTCTGTTGGGTTTCGTTTGAACTATGTTGAAGTCAAATTTGCGGTGCTGATTGGCGGTCTCATCACCATGCTCGGTCTCGTTTTGGCCGGTATGGCGGGCCATTTTTATATTGCTGTTGCCGCCTTCGCACTGTCAGGTGTGGGAAGCGGTTGGATGGAAGTCAGCGTGAACGCGCTCATCCCGGTGCTTGCCGAATCGAAAATCAAGGCAAGCAGTGGTTCGAGCGATGCTAAAGAGTTCTCTGATTTCGTGGACAGCTCGCAACCAGGGCAACAAGCCGGCATGTTTAATATCCTCCACGGACTTTATGGTGTCGGGGCATTTGCCTTCCCTGTCGTCGCTACTTGGCTGATTGCACGCCTTGGCGGCTGGCGTCCCTTGTTTGTCATTCTTGCCGCACTCTTGCTCGTGGTCCTCATCGGCGTTGTCGCCACGCGATTCCCAAAAACCCGTCAGCACCAAAAACCGCTGAGGCACTCGTTACAGCAAGCGCTAAAGCAAGAGCTACAACCAGACCTAGAGCAACCGCTAGAGCAAGAGCTAGAGCAACCGCTAGAGCTAGAGCTAAAGCAAGAGCTAGAGCAACCACTAAAGCAAGAGCAACCACTAAAGCAAGAGCTAACGCAACAGCAACAGCAGCCTGTGCTTGCAAGCGCAGTGAAGGATTCAAACGAGACGGAGTGGCCCCACCAGACCCTCCAGACCCACGAGAAAGGCCTTCACTTCTCCTTTACGCTCGCCGGGTTACTCGTAGCGATAACGGCTTACGTCATGGCTGAGGTTGGCGTCGGAGCGTGGTTACCAACTTATCTCGTGCACGGTCGACAATTGTCGCTGTCCCATAGTTCCATGTACCTCTCAGGCTTTTACGCTACATTTACCATCGGGAGATTGTTGGGGCACCTGTGGATAAGTCGTGTCGGTCATCACCGTGCGATTCTATGGAGTACGGTGATTGCTTTCGCTTTCATTGTCGTTGGTGAACTTCGCACCGATTGGACGTTTGCATTCGTGCTCGCGGGAGTTGGCTTCGCCGTCATCTTCCCGACCATCACTGCCATCGCGAGCGAAACGTTCCCTAACCACTCGGGCAAGGTCCTTGGTTTATTGTTTACGTCTGCGGGTATCGGAAGTATGGTTGTCAGTTGGCTCATTGGCGGCATTGCCTCCTGGTTCGGACTCAATGTGGCATTCATTCTCATCCCAATTTGCCTTGCAGCCAGTCTCATAGGACTCTGGATGTCGAAAATCCCGCCGTCGAATGCACAGATGGAGGTGCAATAG